One Armatimonadota bacterium genomic window, GCAGATAACGACACAATCTATCAATGCGACACTTGCGGCCGCCTTCAAGCGGTCTCTGTTCGCGGCGTCTGTCAGCGACACAGCTGTCCGGGCACTCTCAAGGCTGTGCATCTGGCAGATTTGGAACCGAACCACTATCGTCTCCTCTATGAGGAAGATTTGCCTGGGCTTTTGCGGGTGGAGGAACATACGGCACAGCTTGACAAGGAAAAGGCGCGGGAATTTCAGCAGGAATTCAAGCAAGGCAAAATCCATGTACTGAGTTGCTCGACGACCTTTGAATTGGGTGTGGACCTGGGGGACTTGGATATCATCTTCCTTCGCAACATTCCCCCGGAAGCCTTCAACTATGCTCAGCGCGTGGGCCGAGCTGGGCGGCGAAGTGGATATCCTGGCTTTGCCATTACCTTTTGCAGGCGTAATCCCCATGACATTTATCACTTTATAGAACCTCAGCAAATGCTGAGAGGCATGGTTCGGCCTCCTGTCCTGAGCATACGGAACGAAAAAATTATTATCCGCCATATTGTAGCAACGACCTTGTCGTCCTTTTTACGAGCCTTTCCAGAGAGGTTTAATAACGTGCAGGCTCTATTCAAAGACTTGGAGCATCCGTCTGGCGTTGCCGATTTCAAAGCGTTTCTAAATGAGCACCAAACTGAACTGGAAGAATCTCTGCGCGCCATTGTTCCTCCCGATGTTATGGATCAAATTGGGCTCAATGATGGGAAGTGGATTGAAAATATTACTAATAAGGATGGCCGCTTTGCTTTAGCAGAAGCAGAGGTCTCAAGCGACTATCGGACTGTCAAGAACCTTGAGGAGATGGCTGGGAGTAAGGGAGATTACGACGGTGCTAAATGGGCTAAGGCACGGGCGGATACAATTGCTGAGGAAGACGTGCTTTCGTTCCTCTCCCGCAAAGCTGTGATTCCGAAGTACGGCTTCCCGGTGGATGTAGTTGAACTGGATACCCAAAGGACGCAGCAAAGCCAAGAGGCATCTGAAGTCCTGCTCCAAAGAGACCTAAGTATCGCAATTTCTGAATTCGCCCCGACGAGCAAGTTGATTGCGAACAAGAAAGAGTGGACCTCTTATGGGCTCAAGAAGGTGGCTGAGAGGGAGTGGCCATTGAAGTTCTACAAGCGATGTCCCCGGCACAATGTTTTCCTTCAATGGGAAAAAGGACAACCAGAGCCTGAGACTCCATGCGGTGATAATTTGGCGGTGTCAAAATATGTTATTCCGCTTTTTGGGTTCGTAACTAATCGTGATAAGCCAAATGAGCCAAAATCACGGACTGCGAGACTATTTACGACGCACCCTTATTTTGCAGGTTCGCTCGGCTCCGAACCTGACATCATTGATATACCGCCGAATAATCCGATGATTAAGATGAAGAAAGCATCTCCTGGTTTGATGGTTGTGTTGTGCGAAGGCATACGTGGAGATGGATTCTATATCTGCCAAGAATGCGGTGCAGGATTTAGAAAGTGCGAAAAGACTCATAAAACTCCCTATGGTCAGAATTGTGATGGAATGCTTGAACAGGTTTCTCTCGGGCACGAGTTTATAACCGACGTGGTTCAGCTTCAGTTTTGTTCGGAAGCCCCTAACGACATCGGACCTGTTTGGTTCGCCTACTCGCTGGCATACGCATTGGTTGAGGGAGCCGCAGAAGTCTTAGAAGTGCCGCCAAACGACCTTAATGCAACTGTTGCCTCAAATAGCCAATTAACTATTCCTCCGATTGTTATTTATGACGACGTCCCTGGGGGAGCAGGCCTTGTGGCTCGGCTCGAAGATAAGGATATACTCAAGGAGTGCTTGCAGTTAGCGAGGGAAAGAGTCAGCGGTAGGTGTGGGTGTGATGAAGGGACAAGTTGTTATGGGTGTCTGAGAAGTTTTAGGAACCAATTTGCCCATCAATTTCTTCAGCGAGGGCCAGTAAAGCATTATATCGAGAATCTTCTCAGCAAGTGGCAGTAAACCGCACCCCATCGCACGGAATTACTTCTGTAAGGTTAGTTATATGAAGGAGATTAGATATGAGAATCATGCTATTATGTAGGGAAGCACCTGAACTATCAGCTCGATCTTTGGCAGAGTTCATTTTTGACCTGACAATGCTTTGGGACCGTTTAGTGATTTCTTTTGAGGAACCTTATAATCCAATTCTGTATTCGCCATATTTCTACACGCGTCAACGGCGGCTAGAGTCGCAATTGGAGCTGAAAATCGGAAAGTTATCCAAAGAATCCCCACTGCAGATTGAGCTTATCATTGGAACAGCTGCCGCTGCCATAAGGGCGGCAAAAATCTTCGCCGAGATTCTTCGTCTCCTAATCAAATTGCCCTTAGAGGTAGAGAGTCAACGGCTTAAAAATGCTGAGTTAAGGTTAAGATTGCTCGAGAGGGTTAATGAACTTTCGAGACGGGTTCACCCTGAGCACCGTGAGGTCATCCAAAAACTTTTAGAACAGGATAAAGATTTGCGGCGATTGCTAAAAAACGAGATTCGGATTATTAACGTAGAAGAGAAGCCAGACTAAAGCATGGGCGAGGGGGAGGCGGTGTATGAGGCGGTGGTGGAGCTGGTGCGGGCGCGGCTGGAGAAGGCGAGGAGCGTATAGGCATTTCGTACGTCTGCGCCACCGCCACTGCCAATCAATCTACTTCAGTGCCCAGAGCATAAGCGCTGATGCCCATTGGCTTGAAAAACCGTAAGGTATTGAGAAATGATCATGCATAAAGGCACTTCATGGGGAAAAGCTTGTCCTGCTGGCCCTGATTGCCAAACTGTGTGCCGTTCCTGCGGCTATAGCCACAAAGTCTTTGTTTGGCTTAGGAACATCGCACTGACCATCATCGTTATTTCCCCAAGCGACGACAGAACCATCTTTTCGAAGTGCTAAACTGTGGTCCCCTCCTCCGTCTATCTGCACAAACGGACCGTTTAGGTCAACTCCTACAACCTGAATACCCCGGCCGACAATCGAACCTGCCTTCGAACCAGTAAACTGCGGCACAACGGTAAACCACAACACAACAGCAGTAATACCTACTATCACAGCAAACAGTACAAGAAGCCTTGTTCTCATTGCAATTTCACCTCGTTTGGCATTATTGAACCACTGTGGCGTTCAGAGGTTCTTCGCTTGCCAGCTGGCATTGCGAAAATTATACGTCAAGATTTACATTTGTCAAGGGATTTCTCCTTTAATTGTGGAGTATTAAGTAACCATGTAGATTCGAAAGAGGGAGCATCCTTTCAGGTAAGTATTGGTGTGACATAGCATAGACACGTCACTGCAGTGTCTACAGCATAAGCGCTGATGCCCATTGGCTTGCAAAACCGTAAGGTATTGAGAAATGACTCATGTATAAAGGTGCTTCATGGTGAAGAGCTTGTTCTGCTGATCCTGATTGCCAAACTGTGTGCCGTTCCTGCGGCTATAGCCACAAAGTCTTTGTTTGGCTTGGGTACATTGCACTGACCATACCTGTTATCTCCCCAAGCGACGACAGAGCCATCTTTCCTAAGTGCCAAACTGTGTAACCTTCCTGCGGCTACAGCCACAAAGTTCTTGTTTGGCTTGGGTACATTGCACTGACCATACTGTACATTATCGTACTGAAGATCCTCTTTGGCCCCCCAAGCAACGACAGAGCCATCTTTCCTAAGTGCCAAACTGTGGTACGCTCCTGCTGCTACAGCCACAAAGTCTTTGTTTGGCTTGGGTACATCGCAGTCACCATCACCGATAAACCCCCAGGCAACGATAGAGCCATCTTTCCTAAGTGCCAAACTGTGAAATCCTCCTGCTGCTACGGCCACAAAGTCTTTGTTCGGTTTGGGTACATCACACTGACCATACTCGTTATCCCCCCAGGCTACGACAGAGCCATCTTTCCTAAGTGCCAAACTGTGGTCCCATCCTGCAGCTACAGCCACAAAGTCTTTATTTGGCTTGGGTACATCGCACTGACCATACGCGCCACTCCCCCAAGCGACGACAGAACCATCTTTCCGGAGTGCCAAACTGTGGTAGCCTCCTGCGGCTACAGCCACAAAGTTCTTGTTTGGGCTGGGTACGTTACACTGACCACACCAGTTGTTCCCCCAAGCTACGACAGAGCCATCTTTACGAAGTGCCAAACTGTGGTCCCATCCTGCTGCTACAACCACAAAGTCTTTGTTTGACTTGGGCACATCGCACTCGCCATACGCGTTACACCCCCAAGCAACGACAGAGCCATCTTTTCGAAGTGTTAAACTGTAGTAGTCTCCTGCGGCTACAGCCACAAAGTCTTTGTTGGGCTTTGGCACATTACACTGACCATAGTTGTTCGAACCCCAGGCTACGACAGAGCCATCTTTTCGAAGTGCCAGACTGTGGTACTCTCCTGCCGCTATGGCCACAAAGTCTTTATTTGGCTTGGGTACGTTGCACTGACCATACCAGTTGTTCCCCCAAGCAACGATAGAGCCATCTTTCCTAAGTGCCAAACTGTGGTGCCATCCTGCTGCTACAGCCACAAAGTCTTTGTTTGGCTTGGGTACATTACACTGACCATACTCGTTATTTCCCCAGGCTACGACAGAACCATCTTTTCGAAGTGCCAGACTGTGGTACTCTCCTGCCGCTATGGCCACAAAGTCTTTATTTGGCTTGGGTACCCGGCACAGACCATACTTCTTCTTCCAGCCCCAAGCTGCGACAGAGCCATCTTTTCGAAGTGCCAGACTGTGGTAGTATCCTGCTGCTACAGCCACAAAGTCTTTGTTTGGCCTGGGCACATCGCACTGACCAACATAGTTACTTCCCCAAGCAACGATAGAACCATCTTTTCGAAGTGCTAAACTGTGGTCCCCTCCTCCGTCTATCTGCACAAACGGACCGTTTAGGTCAACTCCTACAACCTGACCACCCCAGCCGACAATCGAACCTGCCTTCGAACCAGTAAACTGCGGCACAACGGTAAACCACAACACAACAGCAGTAATACCTACTATCACAGCAAACAGCACAAGAAGCCTTTTTCTCATTGCAATTTCACCTCGTTTGTCATTGCTAAACCACTGGGGTTGCCATCCAGAGTATCAAATACGCTAGTAATGTTTTGACCCCTCGAATTAGTTTAGTCCTCTACTAAGTGAAGTTTTGCGATAGAAGAAGTCACTTCCTCCAGATTTTCGTGAGTATTCTTCACATCGGTTATATCCCAAAAGGTGGTTGCCTTCCGGAAGTTTTCGGGCATAGCATCAATTTCTCTTCGAATTGCCGAAAGTTGTTCTTCGTCCGAAATAACAATAAGTTTTTGAACAGTCTTATTCATCTGTGCTTTCTGTAGATTAACGATGAGAGAATCAACAGAACCTCGATCCTGAACTTCAAAAACATAAGACACTGTTCCGA contains:
- a CDS encoding RCC1 repeat-containing protein, producing the protein MRKRLLVLFAVIVGITAVVLWFTVVPQFTGSKAGSIVGWGGQVVGVDLNGPFVQIDGGGDHSLALRKDGSIVAWGSNYVGQCDVPRPNKDFVAVAAGYYHSLALRKDGSVAAWGWKKKYGLCRVPKPNKDFVAIAAGEYHSLALRKDGSVVAWGNNEYGQCNVPKPNKDFVAVAAGWHHSLALRKDGSIVAWGNNWYGQCNVPKPNKDFVAIAAGEYHSLALRKDGSVVAWGSNNYGQCNVPKPNKDFVAVAAGDYYSLTLRKDGSVVAWGCNAYGECDVPKSNKDFVVVAAGWDHSLALRKDGSVVAWGNNWCGQCNVPSPNKNFVAVAAGGYHSLALRKDGSVVAWGSGAYGQCDVPKPNKDFVAVAAGWDHSLALRKDGSVVAWGDNEYGQCDVPKPNKDFVAVAAGGFHSLALRKDGSIVAWGFIGDGDCDVPKPNKDFVAVAAGAYHSLALRKDGSVVAWGAKEDLQYDNVQYGQCNVPKPNKNFVAVAAGRLHSLALRKDGSVVAWGDNRYGQCNVPKPNKDFVAIAAGTAHSLAIRISRTSSSP